One window from the genome of Haloprofundus halobius encodes:
- a CDS encoding DUF7269 family protein — translation MRTATAFVGLVATVFGFAVVVNRGLGGLFDLDYLVVTLVGVLALVQGVRYGLSRRKTQFRATTTDDPELRYRVPTPGDDLDIEFVGDRSLGRAHRREQLRNRLHEAALETLTGYGGLTRDEAAARLDDGTWTDDPVAAAALQDAPPRPSLASRLRALFRTESSFARSARHVIDELDAIQEGRR, via the coding sequence GTGAGAACCGCCACCGCGTTCGTGGGTCTCGTCGCGACGGTGTTCGGCTTCGCCGTCGTCGTCAACCGCGGACTCGGCGGACTGTTCGACCTCGACTACCTCGTCGTGACGCTGGTCGGCGTTCTCGCGCTCGTTCAGGGCGTCCGATACGGGCTGTCGCGTCGTAAGACGCAGTTTCGCGCGACGACGACCGACGACCCCGAACTCCGCTACCGCGTACCGACGCCCGGCGACGACCTCGACATCGAGTTCGTGGGCGACCGGTCGTTGGGGCGGGCACACCGCCGCGAGCAGCTGCGGAACCGCCTCCACGAGGCGGCGCTGGAGACGCTGACGGGATACGGCGGACTGACGCGCGACGAGGCGGCGGCGCGACTCGACGACGGAACGTGGACCGACGACCCGGTCGCGGCCGCGGCGCTGCAGGACGCTCCGCCCCGTCCGTCGCTCGCCTCCCGACTCCGGGCGCTGTTCCGGACCGAGTCGTCGTTCGCGCGGAGCGCGCGCCACGTCATCGACGAACTCGACGCGATTCAGGAGGGGAGACGGTGA
- a CDS encoding AAA family ATPase, with the protein MDISDASSACDRVLDTVKGAVIADDEFFERIMLGVLARGHVLLEDVPGTGKTLTARSIAQALGLSFSRVQFTPDLLPSDVTGTNIFNEQDRSFEFSEGPIFANIVLADEINRAPPKTQAALLEAMEEGQVTVDGETHQLPKPFFVIATQNPVEQEGTFPLPEAQVDRFSVKTAIGYPQLDGEVELLHRRAGRDTRSPSVERVLSPDEVLAMRATPERVRVHDDLLRYMAEITHATRNDRRVAVGVSPRGTQRMFETARARAVYVGREFVTPDDVKRVSHPVLAHRLVLTPDAKVSDVDKGDVVDDVLDSVDVPTVEFEAR; encoded by the coding sequence ATGGACATCTCCGACGCAAGCTCCGCCTGTGACCGGGTCCTCGACACGGTCAAAGGTGCGGTCATCGCAGACGACGAGTTCTTCGAGCGCATCATGCTCGGCGTTCTCGCCCGTGGTCACGTCCTCCTCGAAGACGTTCCGGGCACCGGAAAGACGCTCACCGCCCGCAGCATCGCGCAGGCGCTCGGCCTCAGTTTCTCCCGCGTCCAGTTCACTCCCGACCTGCTCCCCTCCGACGTCACCGGGACGAACATCTTCAACGAGCAGGACCGCAGTTTCGAGTTCTCCGAGGGCCCCATCTTCGCGAACATCGTCCTCGCCGACGAGATAAACCGCGCGCCGCCGAAGACGCAGGCGGCGCTGCTGGAGGCGATGGAGGAGGGTCAGGTGACCGTCGACGGCGAGACCCACCAGTTGCCAAAGCCTTTCTTCGTCATCGCGACGCAGAACCCCGTCGAACAGGAGGGGACGTTCCCGCTCCCCGAGGCGCAGGTCGACCGGTTCTCGGTGAAAACGGCCATCGGCTACCCGCAACTCGACGGCGAGGTCGAACTGCTGCACCGCCGCGCCGGGCGCGACACCCGAAGTCCGTCCGTCGAGCGAGTGCTCTCGCCGGACGAGGTGCTGGCGATGCGAGCGACGCCCGAGCGCGTCCGCGTCCACGACGATCTGCTGCGGTACATGGCCGAGATAACCCACGCGACGCGCAACGACCGCCGCGTCGCCGTCGGCGTCTCGCCGCGCGGCACCCAACGGATGTTCGAGACCGCCCGCGCCCGCGCCGTCTACGTGGGTCGCGAGTTCGTCACTCCCGACGACGTCAAGCGCGTCAGCCACCCGGTGTTGGCTCACCGCTTGGTGCTCACGCCGGACGCGAAGGTCTCCGACGTGGACAAAGGCGACGTCGTCGACGACGTACTCGACTCCGTCGACGTGCCGACCGTCGAGTTCGAAGCGCGATAA
- a CDS encoding DUF4129 domain-containing protein: protein MQRETALRIGLAALAVCALALAAATLDSAVVSDDGGSFGLGTSDSGAIGGDDEQAPENPPLGGEGDGNGPLLSFCVPWLTQWWVVPAIVGAFVAMNAVARYRTGSYLLGLAFTVSFGSLVFILYVLLTSCATSQSSFGFSTSDGTNNSSLLSGASGSSGLTGTGETFTTPSLLLLAVLGFVLVGAVFLLFVSTGDDDELVDGADTDDDPTPDIAALGQAAGRAADRIEADADTDNEVYRAWTEMTGLLDVDNPRTSTPEEFAAAAENAGMAHEDVRELTDLFEYVRYGDGAVTADREERAVAALRRIESTYGEDGPTGGDGTDSERGERR, encoded by the coding sequence GTGCAGAGAGAGACAGCCCTCCGGATCGGTCTCGCCGCCCTCGCCGTCTGCGCGCTCGCCCTCGCCGCCGCGACGCTCGACTCCGCGGTCGTCTCCGACGACGGCGGCAGTTTCGGCCTCGGCACCTCCGACAGCGGTGCCATCGGCGGCGACGACGAGCAGGCCCCCGAGAATCCGCCGTTGGGCGGTGAGGGGGACGGGAACGGTCCGCTCCTCAGTTTCTGTGTCCCGTGGCTGACGCAGTGGTGGGTCGTCCCCGCCATCGTCGGCGCGTTCGTCGCGATGAACGCCGTCGCCCGCTATCGGACGGGGTCGTACCTCCTCGGCCTCGCGTTCACCGTCTCCTTCGGGAGTCTCGTCTTCATTCTCTACGTGTTGCTTACGTCGTGTGCCACGTCGCAGTCGTCGTTCGGGTTCAGTACCAGCGACGGGACGAACAACAGTTCGCTGCTCTCCGGGGCGTCCGGGTCGTCGGGACTCACCGGGACGGGCGAGACGTTCACGACGCCGTCGCTGTTGTTGCTCGCGGTTCTCGGCTTCGTCCTCGTCGGCGCGGTGTTTCTGCTCTTCGTCTCCACCGGCGACGACGACGAACTCGTCGACGGCGCCGACACGGACGACGACCCGACGCCTGACATCGCCGCTCTCGGACAGGCGGCGGGACGGGCGGCCGACCGAATCGAAGCCGACGCCGACACCGACAACGAGGTGTACCGGGCGTGGACCGAGATGACTGGTCTGCTCGACGTCGACAACCCGCGGACGAGCACCCCGGAGGAGTTCGCCGCCGCCGCCGAGAACGCCGGAATGGCCCACGAGGACGTGCGCGAACTCACCGACCTCTTCGAGTACGTCCGCTACGGCGACGGTGCGGTGACGGCCGACCGCGAGGAGCGTGCCGTCGCGGCCCTCCGGCGCATCGAGTCGACGTACGGCGAGGACGGTCCGACGGGCGGGGACGGCACGGATAGCGAGCGGGGGGAGCGTCGGTGA
- a CDS encoding DUF192 domain-containing protein — MQLVHENRPIATTVEFADTLLTQTRGLMFRRSVPDDYALVFRFDEAERRSLHMLFVSFPIDALWVVDGEVTKHARLSEWTGLGWGTADTIVELPAGAADGVDTGDSVELVE; from the coding sequence GTGCAACTCGTTCACGAGAACCGACCGATAGCGACCACCGTCGAGTTCGCGGACACGCTCCTCACACAGACTCGTGGACTGATGTTTCGGCGCTCGGTCCCCGACGACTACGCGCTCGTCTTCCGGTTCGACGAGGCCGAACGACGAAGCCTCCACATGCTTTTCGTCTCGTTCCCGATAGACGCGCTGTGGGTCGTCGACGGTGAGGTGACCAAACACGCCCGACTCTCCGAGTGGACCGGTCTCGGATGGGGCACCGCCGACACCATCGTCGAACTCCCCGCCGGTGCCGCAGACGGCGTCGACACGGGCGACTCGGTCGAACTCGTCGAGTGA
- a CDS encoding mRNA 3'-end processing factor, protein MTGSVRYTDGIRIDLATGETVAADSEYVDGEINALSHAHGDHLYRSAPGDVICSELTAALTNARRDDREPLTPTPHPAVELVNAGHVAGSTAAVVDDGETRYCYTGDISTRDRFYLDGFDPPDADVLIIESTYGKPEYVFPPQAEIERELVDWLDDTHETPVLLFGYSLGRAQKLQLLAGRSDRSRLFVTEAVARINAVIESHLDVSFDASRFTRDVELGAGDALVLPTQTSRLAFVDDIVEETGALKVGVSGWAVDRSFRFRGDYDETFPLSDHCDFAELVDVVARTDPEEVYTNHGFADEFADYLAGELDYEARSLKRNQTALSEF, encoded by the coding sequence GTGACCGGCAGCGTCAGATACACCGACGGCATCCGCATCGACCTTGCGACGGGCGAGACGGTGGCCGCCGATAGCGAGTACGTCGACGGCGAGATAAACGCGCTGAGCCACGCCCACGGCGACCACCTCTACCGCTCGGCTCCGGGCGACGTGATCTGTTCGGAGCTCACCGCCGCGCTAACGAACGCCCGCCGCGACGACAGAGAGCCGCTGACCCCGACGCCGCATCCGGCGGTCGAACTCGTGAATGCGGGTCACGTCGCCGGGTCGACGGCCGCCGTCGTCGACGACGGCGAGACGCGGTACTGCTACACCGGCGACATCTCGACGCGCGACCGGTTCTACCTCGACGGCTTCGACCCGCCGGACGCGGACGTGCTGATAATAGAGTCGACGTACGGCAAGCCCGAGTACGTCTTTCCCCCGCAGGCCGAGATCGAGCGCGAACTCGTCGACTGGCTCGACGACACCCACGAGACGCCCGTCTTGCTGTTCGGTTACTCGCTCGGCCGGGCGCAGAAACTCCAGTTGCTCGCGGGGCGCTCCGACCGCTCGCGGCTGTTCGTCACGGAGGCCGTCGCGCGTATCAACGCCGTCATCGAGAGCCACCTCGACGTGTCGTTCGACGCCTCGCGGTTCACGCGCGACGTCGAACTCGGTGCCGGCGACGCGCTCGTGCTGCCGACGCAGACGAGTCGACTCGCGTTCGTCGACGATATCGTCGAGGAGACGGGCGCGCTGAAGGTCGGCGTCTCGGGGTGGGCCGTCGACCGGAGTTTCCGCTTCCGAGGCGACTACGACGAGACGTTTCCGCTCTCGGACCACTGCGACTTCGCCGAACTCGTCGACGTAGTCGCACGGACCGACCCCGAAGAGGTGTACACGAACCACGGCTTCGCCGACGAGTTCGCCGACTATCTCGCCGGGGAACTGGACTACGAGGCCCGGTCGCTGAAGCGAAACCAGACCGCGCTCTCGGAGTTCTGA
- a CDS encoding metallophosphoesterase family protein, whose product MSGPTRETQLAHLERPKAPETTFAVVSDAHVTADAEGTWKVFHRTESRLEAVVADVNRRDVDGLVFAGDLTKDGTPAEFDRVAEILSDLDAPYVAVPGNHDVSKTFDDHETPPLSSFVEAYCPDELPYRTRLGGLDVVCLNSAADADGTLREGHAGRISEAQLDWLVDAADPETPTVAVFHHPTTHVGRLFDRFPETDHFQLRNADAVVEALDAADVELALSGHIHWPTAARVGGSASRASGGSAASDGVTQVTTPAACSFPQGYLLVRVTPDGTAVSMVPLGGDDDRTEAYRYAVADGARDGAVAESTDEGYFDSFPLLDERALEPATSD is encoded by the coding sequence ATGTCCGGCCCTACCCGCGAAACCCAACTTGCGCACCTCGAACGACCGAAAGCCCCCGAGACGACGTTCGCCGTCGTCTCCGACGCCCACGTCACCGCCGACGCCGAGGGGACGTGGAAAGTGTTTCACCGGACCGAGTCCCGCCTCGAAGCCGTCGTCGCCGACGTGAACCGCCGAGACGTCGACGGACTCGTCTTCGCGGGCGACTTGACGAAAGACGGGACGCCGGCGGAGTTCGACCGCGTCGCCGAGATTCTCTCCGACCTCGACGCGCCGTACGTCGCCGTGCCGGGTAACCACGACGTTTCCAAGACGTTCGACGACCACGAGACGCCGCCGCTGTCGTCGTTCGTCGAGGCCTACTGTCCCGACGAACTCCCGTACCGGACCCGTCTCGGCGGCCTCGATGTCGTCTGTCTCAACAGCGCCGCCGACGCCGACGGAACGCTGCGTGAGGGCCACGCGGGGCGTATCTCCGAGGCGCAACTCGACTGGCTGGTGGACGCCGCCGACCCCGAGACGCCGACGGTCGCCGTCTTTCACCACCCGACGACGCACGTCGGTCGTCTCTTCGACCGGTTCCCCGAGACGGACCACTTCCAACTCCGAAACGCTGACGCCGTGGTCGAAGCGCTCGACGCGGCCGATGTCGAACTGGCGCTCTCGGGACACATTCACTGGCCGACAGCCGCTCGCGTCGGTGGCTCGGCGAGTCGCGCCAGCGGCGGTTCGGCGGCGTCCGACGGTGTGACGCAGGTGACGACGCCCGCCGCCTGCTCGTTCCCGCAGGGGTATCTCCTCGTCCGGGTGACGCCCGACGGAACCGCCGTCTCGATGGTTCCGCTCGGCGGCGACGACGACCGGACCGAAGCGTACCGCTACGCGGTCGCCGACGGCGCTCGCGACGGTGCGGTCGCCGAGAGCACCGACGAGGGATACTTCGATTCGTTCCCCCTGCTCGACGAGCGCGCCCTCGAACCGGCGACCTCCGACTGA
- a CDS encoding HalOD1 output domain-containing protein, translating into MKDHSSHTGHSYDTDRYRQRHEAIVDPGETDLSFAVIDAIAAVEGVDPLELDPFMHESIDPDALNSLFAGTEETSLGGSVAFEALSYTVVVESHGRITIYEQKDSGGRRPLAAGMR; encoded by the coding sequence ATGAAAGACCATTCATCACACACCGGGCACTCTTACGATACGGATCGCTATCGACAACGGCACGAAGCTATCGTCGACCCCGGCGAGACGGATCTCTCGTTCGCGGTCATCGATGCGATAGCGGCCGTAGAGGGCGTCGACCCGCTCGAACTCGACCCCTTCATGCACGAATCCATCGACCCCGACGCGCTGAACAGCCTCTTCGCCGGCACCGAGGAGACGTCCCTCGGCGGTTCCGTCGCGTTCGAGGCACTCAGCTACACCGTCGTCGTCGAAAGTCACGGCCGAATCACCATCTACGAGCAGAAAGACAGCGGCGGGCGGCGGCCGCTCGCGGCCGGTATGCGGTAA
- a CDS encoding alpha-isopropylmalate synthase regulatory domain-containing protein, which produces MLLDTTLRDGEQAPGVSLSTDEKVDIARALDRAAVPFVEAGSACTGAGERDAIARVADLGLDATVTSFARGVRADVDLALDCGVDGVNLVVPASDRHVEGKVGTDRDSVVETTVELVEYARDHGLWVEVLGEDGSRADVDFLDRLAATAHDAGADRFCYCDTVGYGSPEHTERVVSRLADHGPTSTHVHDDLGFAMTNVHASLRAGADLVHATVNGVGERAGNVALEEVAVALSHCYGVDCAKLDELYSLAQTVARATETPLPPNKAVVGENAFAHESGIHTDGTLKDEAMYEPYPPEMVGRERRLVLGKHAGGAGVRAALDEHAVEVTDDELARVVERVKGLAERGKRVTDADLLTIAEDVQGRSRERRVRLVDLQATSGGGVPTASVRLAVDDEERVAAGTGNGPVDAAVEAVRTALGPDAAFQLESYHVDAISGGTDAVVTVEVELSRDDRTVSVAAADADITRASVVAMVDALDRLRAPRAVTEAPPTDD; this is translated from the coding sequence CTGCTTTTGGATACGACGCTCAGAGACGGCGAGCAAGCGCCGGGTGTCTCGCTCTCGACCGACGAGAAGGTCGACATCGCACGCGCACTCGACAGAGCGGCGGTGCCGTTCGTCGAAGCCGGGAGCGCCTGCACCGGCGCGGGCGAGCGCGACGCCATCGCCCGCGTCGCCGACCTCGGCCTCGACGCGACGGTGACGAGTTTCGCGCGCGGCGTCCGCGCCGACGTCGATCTCGCGCTCGACTGCGGCGTCGACGGCGTCAACCTCGTCGTCCCCGCCAGCGACCGCCACGTCGAGGGGAAGGTGGGTACCGACCGCGACTCCGTGGTCGAGACGACGGTCGAACTCGTCGAGTACGCCCGCGACCACGGCCTCTGGGTCGAGGTGCTGGGCGAGGACGGCTCGCGGGCCGACGTCGACTTCCTCGACCGCCTCGCGGCGACGGCGCACGACGCCGGAGCGGACCGCTTCTGCTACTGCGATACTGTCGGCTACGGCAGCCCCGAGCACACCGAGCGCGTCGTCTCGCGACTCGCCGATCACGGCCCGACGAGCACGCACGTCCACGACGACCTGGGCTTCGCGATGACGAACGTCCACGCCAGCCTCCGGGCGGGCGCGGACCTCGTCCACGCAACCGTCAACGGCGTCGGCGAGCGCGCGGGCAACGTCGCGCTCGAAGAGGTCGCGGTCGCGCTCTCGCACTGCTACGGCGTCGACTGCGCGAAGCTCGACGAACTGTACTCGCTGGCGCAGACCGTCGCGCGCGCGACGGAGACGCCGCTGCCACCGAACAAGGCCGTCGTCGGCGAGAACGCCTTCGCCCACGAGAGCGGCATCCACACCGACGGCACGTTGAAGGACGAGGCGATGTACGAACCGTACCCGCCCGAGATGGTCGGCCGCGAGCGGCGACTCGTCCTCGGCAAACACGCCGGCGGAGCGGGCGTCCGGGCCGCGCTCGACGAACACGCTGTCGAGGTGACCGACGACGAACTCGCGCGAGTCGTCGAACGCGTCAAGGGTCTCGCCGAGCGCGGCAAGCGCGTCACCGACGCCGACCTGCTCACCATCGCCGAGGACGTTCAGGGTCGCTCACGCGAGCGCCGCGTCCGCCTCGTCGACCTGCAGGCGACAAGCGGCGGCGGGGTGCCGACCGCCAGCGTCCGCCTCGCCGTCGACGACGAGGAACGCGTCGCCGCCGGAACGGGCAACGGCCCCGTCGACGCCGCAGTCGAGGCGGTCCGGACGGCGCTCGGTCCCGACGCCGCCTTCCAGTTGGAGTCGTACCACGTCGACGCCATCTCCGGCGGCACCGACGCCGTCGTCACCGTCGAAGTCGAACTCTCGCGCGACGACCGGACGGTGAGCGTCGCGGCGGCGGACGCCGACATCACCCGCGCGAGCGTCGTCGCGATGGTCGACGCACTCGACCGACTACGCGCTCCGAGAGCGGTCACGGAGGCACCGCCCACCGACGACTAA
- a CDS encoding DUF7519 family protein, which yields MSEITRKPALLSVSLSMVGAGVCLLAAALSSPTALSAAGVGVVVLGVGLLVGGRRAVTAGGVALFAAVVFGGVAGSGPELLLVGLLAAVFAWDVGENAIGLGEQLGRETDTTRVELVHAASTLSVGAVATAVGYGAYRAAGGGQPVTALVFLLLGVVALVAALRD from the coding sequence GTGAGCGAAATCACGCGGAAGCCGGCGCTTCTGAGCGTCTCGCTTTCGATGGTCGGTGCCGGTGTCTGTCTGCTGGCGGCGGCGCTGAGTTCGCCGACGGCGCTTTCGGCCGCCGGCGTCGGCGTCGTCGTCCTCGGAGTCGGACTGCTCGTCGGGGGGCGGCGGGCGGTGACCGCCGGCGGCGTCGCGCTGTTCGCCGCCGTCGTCTTCGGTGGCGTCGCCGGGTCGGGTCCCGAACTACTGCTGGTCGGCCTGCTCGCGGCGGTGTTCGCGTGGGACGTCGGCGAGAACGCAATCGGCCTCGGCGAGCAACTGGGACGAGAGACTGACACGACTCGGGTCGAACTCGTCCACGCGGCGTCGACGCTCTCGGTCGGTGCGGTCGCCACCGCTGTGGGCTACGGCGCGTACCGGGCCGCCGGTGGGGGACAACCGGTGACGGCGCTCGTGTTCCTGCTGTTGGGCGTCGTCGCGTTGGTCGCGGCGCTCCGCGACTGA
- a CDS encoding DUF58 domain-containing protein produces the protein MSAFETNRWTGVEALALLAGSLAILVSPRQPALLLAGVLGIAYAAYAYGGDVPEPSVTVSRELDDTTPEPDDTVRVTVTVRNTGDAVLPDLRLVDGVPPALEVTDGTARLGTALRPGKRARFSYAVRAVRGEHEWEPMWVIARNASGSNERVTETNTETVLRCEPTLSATENLLLRGLTTQYTGRVTTDVAGAGLEFTSTRDYRRGDPLKRVDWNRLARTGELATTEFREERAATVVLLVDAREESYLAPEEDAPNAVERAAEAAGETFVALLDGGDRVGLAAFAAEELWLSPGTGEDHRARGRRLLATHPALAPTPTEDEVFFPSIRLRRLQRRLPADAQIILFSPLVDDYVVTAARRLDAYGHLVTVVSPDPTADETPGRRLARVERRNRMSRLRRTGIRVIDWRDESLASELARSRERWSS, from the coding sequence GTGAGCGCCTTCGAGACGAACCGCTGGACGGGCGTGGAAGCGCTCGCGCTCCTGGCCGGCAGCCTCGCGATTCTCGTCTCCCCGCGACAACCGGCGCTGCTGCTCGCCGGGGTACTGGGCATCGCCTACGCCGCCTACGCCTACGGTGGCGACGTTCCCGAGCCGTCGGTGACGGTGTCGCGCGAACTCGACGACACGACACCCGAACCCGACGACACCGTCCGCGTCACCGTCACGGTCCGCAACACGGGCGACGCGGTGCTTCCCGACCTCCGTCTCGTCGACGGCGTCCCGCCCGCGCTGGAGGTCACCGACGGCACCGCCCGACTCGGAACGGCGCTCAGACCCGGCAAACGGGCGCGCTTCTCCTACGCGGTTCGCGCGGTTCGCGGCGAACACGAGTGGGAGCCGATGTGGGTCATCGCCCGCAACGCGAGCGGGAGCAACGAGCGGGTGACGGAGACGAACACCGAGACAGTGCTCCGCTGCGAACCGACGCTGTCGGCGACGGAGAACCTCCTGCTTCGCGGCCTGACGACGCAGTACACCGGACGTGTCACGACGGACGTGGCGGGTGCGGGACTGGAGTTCACCTCGACGCGCGACTACCGCCGTGGCGATCCGCTCAAGCGCGTCGACTGGAACCGCCTCGCGCGGACCGGCGAACTCGCGACGACCGAGTTTCGCGAGGAGCGCGCGGCGACGGTCGTGTTACTCGTCGACGCCCGCGAAGAGTCGTATCTCGCGCCGGAGGAGGACGCGCCGAACGCCGTCGAACGCGCCGCGGAGGCCGCCGGCGAGACGTTCGTCGCGCTGCTCGACGGCGGCGACCGCGTCGGACTGGCGGCGTTCGCGGCGGAGGAACTCTGGCTGTCGCCGGGGACAGGCGAAGACCACCGCGCGCGAGGGCGACGGCTGCTGGCGACGCATCCGGCGCTCGCGCCCACACCAACCGAGGACGAGGTGTTCTTCCCCTCGATTCGACTCCGCCGACTGCAGCGCCGACTCCCGGCGGACGCACAGATCATCCTGTTCTCGCCGCTGGTCGACGACTACGTCGTCACCGCGGCGCGGCGACTCGACGCCTACGGCCACCTCGTCACCGTCGTCAGCCCCGACCCGACGGCCGACGAGACGCCCGGCCGTCGCCTCGCGCGCGTCGAACGACGGAACCGGATGAGCCGACTCCGCCGGACCGGTATCCGCGTCATCGACTGGCGCGACGAGTCGCTGGCGAGCGAACTCGCCCGCTCGCGGGAGCGGTGGTCGTCGTGA
- a CDS encoding AI-2E family transporter produces MDRDRLFLLLAIGLVGALSAFLLFSFLQYVLAAVLLAYVLKPLHRRLEPRVGARVAAAALIVVSTLAVLLPVVLVVQVVLGEARTVVTAVRELLSRSTAFEELVPANLSVEALFGSAQGSGSSLVDSVVDIFGGLSNAVIGLTVLLFLLYYLLTDGTALVTWIRRAVPLPTPIQDELHARIDRLMWAVLVGNVLVALVQGVLTGIGFAIVGFPSAVFWTVVTILLSLLPLIGASVVWFPASVYLALTGQYVSAVFLFVYGAVVVSLSDNYLRPVIGGREARLNPGLFVVGIFGGVAALGFMGIFFGPIILGVLKALVEVYVREYATPPAH; encoded by the coding sequence ATGGACCGCGACCGCTTGTTTCTCCTGCTCGCGATAGGACTCGTCGGAGCCCTCTCGGCGTTCTTGCTGTTCTCGTTCCTCCAGTACGTCCTCGCGGCGGTGCTTCTCGCCTACGTGTTGAAGCCGCTCCACCGACGGCTCGAACCCAGAGTCGGCGCTCGCGTCGCCGCCGCCGCACTCATCGTCGTCTCGACGTTGGCAGTACTGCTTCCGGTCGTCCTCGTCGTTCAGGTCGTTCTCGGAGAGGCCCGCACCGTCGTCACCGCCGTCCGAGAACTGCTGTCGAGGTCGACGGCGTTCGAGGAACTCGTACCCGCGAACCTGTCGGTCGAAGCGCTGTTCGGTTCCGCGCAGGGAAGCGGGTCGTCGCTCGTCGACAGCGTCGTTGACATCTTCGGCGGCCTCTCGAACGCGGTCATCGGCCTCACCGTCCTCCTGTTTTTGCTCTACTACCTGCTGACGGACGGGACAGCGCTCGTCACGTGGATTCGTCGGGCGGTCCCGCTTCCGACGCCGATACAGGACGAGCTCCACGCCCGCATCGACCGACTCATGTGGGCGGTGCTGGTCGGGAACGTCCTGGTCGCTCTCGTCCAGGGTGTCCTCACCGGAATCGGGTTCGCTATCGTTGGCTTCCCGAGCGCCGTATTCTGGACCGTCGTCACGATTCTCCTGTCGCTTCTGCCGCTCATCGGTGCGTCCGTCGTCTGGTTCCCGGCGTCGGTGTATCTGGCGCTCACCGGCCAGTACGTCTCGGCGGTGTTTCTCTTCGTCTACGGTGCCGTCGTCGTCAGCCTCTCGGACAACTATCTCCGTCCCGTCATCGGCGGGCGTGAGGCGCGTCTCAACCCCGGACTGTTCGTCGTCGGCATCTTCGGCGGCGTCGCCGCGCTCGGCTTCATGGGCATCTTCTTCGGCCCCATTATCCTCGGCGTGCTGAAGGCGCTGGTCGAGGTCTACGTCAGGGAGTACGCCACCCCGCCTGCTCACTAG
- a CDS encoding SHOCT domain-containing protein, with amino-acid sequence MQRPADSRAVSWSPSKAIVALLALVLSVELVLSGASYLLSGLLREGILERTLASLAFLLAVPNDIFSAWGVLLFGVVGLAATYSLARESLERASTLARRSSVAFDDSRDPDPVSVLQMRYADGEVTDEEFERKLTQLLRSGEGSESPPGERDVGEPETRDASRSHERN; translated from the coding sequence ATGCAACGGCCAGCCGACAGTCGGGCGGTCTCGTGGTCGCCGTCGAAGGCGATTGTCGCACTCCTCGCACTCGTCTTGAGCGTCGAGTTGGTTCTCTCGGGGGCTTCGTACCTCCTCTCGGGACTCCTTCGGGAGGGAATCCTCGAACGGACGCTCGCCTCGCTGGCGTTTCTGCTCGCCGTCCCCAACGATATCTTCTCGGCGTGGGGGGTGCTTCTGTTCGGCGTCGTCGGCCTCGCGGCGACCTACTCGCTCGCCCGCGAGTCGCTGGAACGAGCATCCACGCTCGCTCGGCGCTCTTCCGTCGCCTTCGACGACTCCCGCGACCCCGACCCGGTGAGCGTGTTGCAGATGCGGTACGCCGACGGCGAGGTGACCGATGAGGAATTCGAGCGGAAACTGACACAACTGCTGCGAAGCGGCGAGGGTAGCGAGTCGCCGCCGGGGGAGCGAGACGTCGGCGAACCCGAAACGCGAGACGCCTCTCGAAGCCACGAGCGAAACTGA